ATGTAAGCAAAGAATAAAATCAGACATTTATAGGGAGAAAAGATTTTGAGCAGTCATTAATCTGACAAAATGGCATCAGAATGTATTGTCAATAAGGAGCAATAAGAACGAGAACTAAATTTATGTGATTTGATAGATAAATGTCTATGCTAAATCTCTAAATTCGCAATTTTACTAATATATACAAGCGACAAACCTAGATTTTAAACATATTAATTGAGAACTAATTGTTAAATTAATTAGCCCGTTAATCAAAAATAAAATAACTAATTAAATACGCAATTACGAGAATAGTTAGGTAACGAATTTATAGTAATGAAGACAATCTGATGGTAAAAGCCTCAGAATAAAATCTCTATCTTTATTCTGATTAGAGATTTGAATTTGGTCATTAGATGTAACTAAATGAATTGACTGAAAGCATTGAAATATCCAGCGTACAGTAGGTTTTGCAGTTGGTTTACCTAACTGATTTCTAATTGTTGATTGATTTTCTCGTAAAGCGGCTCGTATTTGTCTTTGTGCCAGGGTATATACCAGCAAGCATAAACCCATAATCATTGCTAGAGATTCAATTCTCTCAGGGCTTTTGAGAAAGATACTATCTGCAAAAAATAATGGGTCTTTGAGAAAACCAAATCCCCGTTCACATGATTGTTGTGCTTTATATTCCTTTAACATTGAGTCATTGCTGAGTACACTAGACTCTAAAATATTTGTGGCAATTACAAATCTACCTGCACTCTGTACTTCCTTGTTAATTTGATTTTCATTCCTGGATACTGTCCCGAATATTTGGTAGAATTTCTCTGGTTGGTTGTCTTTTTTCTTTGATGTGATTTCACTGACGTTACTCTGCTCAATTTGGTGATATTTAAATTGTTTCGATATTTTTAATAATGCCTTGATAGCATCAGCCTCACAAGCAAATTTATCTTGTGATAACTTTTTCAATTCCTTAACAGCTTTTTCTTCAGCCTTGATAATTTTTTGTGAAAGCTTACGCAGGTCTGATTCTTTTCTCACTTGGCTCTGTACGACCAACCATCTTTGCTCTATGTCCCCGTAAGTTATTTGATTTTCTTTAAATGAATATCCTGATAATTCACTTTCGACAAATTCCGAATCGGCTAAATTCGATCCCGCCGCATTTAAGGCAATTACCAAAAATATTGTATCTAGTCCTTTAATAAAGAGTTTATCCATGACTCTACCCAATTTATCATCGTTTAGGTATTCTGGTTTTACTCCGGCTCCTATCAAATGTTCACAAGCTATTGTTTCAAAAAATTTGGGGAA
The window above is part of the Nodularia spumigena CCY9414 genome. Proteins encoded here:
- a CDS encoding IS1634 family transposase, whose amino-acid sequence is MLNVKEIQIQNIDHLGIVAGMVDAIGLVEIINDLIGEEKGEKVSPGHAVKAMILNGLGFVSQPLYMFPKFFETIACEHLIGAGVKPEYLNDDKLGRVMDKLFIKGLDTIFLVIALNAAGSNLADSEFVESELSGYSFKENQITYGDIEQRWLVVQSQVRKESDLRKLSQKIIKAEEKAVKELKKLSQDKFACEADAIKALLKISKQFKYHQIEQSNVSEITSKKKDNQPEKFYQIFGTVSRNENQINKEVQSAGRFVIATNILESSVLSNDSMLKEYKAQQSCERGFGFLKDPLFFADSIFLKSPERIESLAMIMGLCLLVYTLAQRQIRAALRENQSTIRNQLGKPTAKPTVRWIFQCFQSIHLVTSNDQIQISNQNKDRDFILRLLPSDCLHYYKFVT